Proteins from a genomic interval of Oncorhynchus clarkii lewisi isolate Uvic-CL-2024 chromosome 13, UVic_Ocla_1.0, whole genome shotgun sequence:
- the LOC139423722 gene encoding CMRF35-like molecule 8 — MRILLIVILLSFMTGCLSSFTVTGYSGGTVIIYCHYSTEEISNEKYFCLGQYSLSCEDQIRTGLRNTWKHSGRLSLYDNTRGNYFKVIIRQLTRQDEGTYWCGVDIPTAPDSYTKVELEVKQDDCCEKSVTETAFLGGEATIRCNYPDDHEDNIKYFCKESNDFKTCVYMVTAHQTTAEAGRFSVSDNRTERFSTVTISDLTKDDTGTYWCGVETSRTEQRYITLITQVKLLVIMAPTTTIMKTKTTAPPTTTFLSLSSPSPPSSSSSSSSPSSSSSPSSSLSPASSLNGSGTSWFIMVSVSLVVLLLVISLIIVYRRKYTKITGSVSSTHRVIPDTGNNEGGCHGDGDYEEIMERPLQSDSTIYATANLPTSHFDFPHYASVTFHKTPSCPNEARVTTAKEGTSSCDYATVNCQIPTYSTVNHPHCSSENPPI, encoded by the exons aTGAGGATCCTGCTGAtagtcatcctcctctccttcatgacAG GTTGTTTGAGCTCCTTCACAGTGACAGGATACTCTGGAGGAACTGTCatcatctactgtcattattccACAGAAGAAATAAGTAATGAGAAATATTTCTGCTTGGGGCAGTATAGTTTGAGTTGTGAGGATCAAATCAGAACTGGATTGAGGAACACCTGGAAGCACAGTGGTAGATTATCTCTGTATGACAACACTAGAGGAAACTACTTCAAGGTGATCATCAGACAACTGACCAGACAAGATGAAGGGACCTACTGGTGTGGAGTGGACATACCTACTGCACCTGACAGTTATACCAAGGTAGAGCTGGAGGTGAAGCAGG atgactgctgtgagaagtcagtcACAGAGACGGCCTTTCTGGGAGGAGAAGCTACCATCAGATGTAACTATCCAGACGACCATGAGGACAACATCAAGTATTTCTGCAAGGAAAGCAATGACTTCAAGACTTGTGTTTATATGGTCACTGCTCACCAGACAACTGCAGAAGCTGGTCGTTTCTCTGTTTCTGATAACAGAACAGAGAGATTCTCCACAGTGACCATCAGTGACCTGACTAAAGATGATACTGGGACCTACTGGTGTGGAGTAGAAACCAGCAGGACAGAACAACGTTACATTACACTGATCACACAGGTGAAGCTGCTTGTTATAA TGGCACCAACTACCACCATCATGAAAACCAAAACTACAGCCCCACCCACAACCACCTTCCTCTCACTATcttcaccatcaccaccatcatcatcatcatcatcatcatcaccatcatcatcatcatcaccatcatcatcattatcaccagcatcatcactCAACGGATCTG gtacCTCATGGTTCATCATGGTGTCTGTTAGTCTGGTAGTGTTACTGCTGGTGATCAGCCTGATTATCGTCTACAGACGGAAATACACCAAGATCACag GATCTGTCTCTTCAACACACAGAGTGATCCCAGACACAGGGAACAACGAAGGG ggttGTCATGGTGATGGTGACTATGAGGAGATAATGGAGCGCCCCCTACAGTCAGACTCCACCATCTACGCCACCGCCAACTTACCCACAAGCCACTTTGACTTTCCCCACTACGCCAGCGTCACCTTCCACAAGACTCCCAGCTGCCCCAATGAAGCCAGAGTCACCACCGCTAAAGAGGGCACTTCATCATGTGACTATGCTACTGTGAACTGTCAAATCCCCACCTACTCTACTGTCAATCATCCACACTGCTCCTCTGAGAATCCTCCCATCTAG